In Puntigrus tetrazona isolate hp1 unplaced genomic scaffold, ASM1883169v1 S000000586, whole genome shotgun sequence, a single window of DNA contains:
- the eif4e2rs1 gene encoding eukaryotic translation initiation factor 4E family member 2 related sequence 1, whose translation MNQFENLKEEDNGEHEEMKDSNESDGGSINNNNNNIRRKTVTPGAGEHPLQYNYTFWYSRRTPSRPANTQSYEQNIRQMGTVASVEQFWKFYSHLVRPGDLTGHSDFHLFKEGIKPMWEDEANKNGGKWIIRLRKGLASRFWENIILAMLGEQFMVGEEICGVVVSIRFQEDILSIWNKTANDQVTTSRIRDTLRRVLNLPPNTIMEYKTHNDSLKDNSSFRNTKITL comes from the exons ATGAATCAGTTTGAAAA TTTGAAGGAGGAAGACAATGGAGAACACGAGGAGATGAAGGACAGTAATGAGAGCGACGGAGGAtcaatcaacaacaacaacaacaacatcagaCGCAAG acggTGACCCCCGGCGCAGGAGAGCACCCGCTGCAGTATAACTACACGTTCTGGTACTCCCGGAGGACGCCCAGCAGACCGGCAAACACACAGAGCTATGAGCAGAACATCAGACAGATGGGAACGGTGGCCTCG GTGGAGCAGTTCTGGAAGTTCTACAGTCACCTGGTGCGACCCGGAGACCTGACGGGACACAGTGACTTCCACCTCTTCAAAgagggaatcaaacccatgtgggag GACGAGGCCAATAAGAACGGAGGGAAGTGGATCATCCGTCTGAGGAAGGGCCTAGCGTCTCGGTTCTGGGAGAACATCATCCTGGCCATGCTGGGAGAGCAGTTCATGGTGGGAGAGGAGATCTGCGGCGTTGTGGTGTCCATCCGCTTCCAG gAGGACATTCTGTCCATCTGGAATAAAACGGCCAATGATCAGGTGACCACCTCACGGATACGAGACACACTGCGGCGCGTCCTCAACCTCCCTCCAAACACCATCATGGAGTACAAGACACACAACGACAGCCTCAA GGATAATTCCAGCTTCCGGAACACCAAGATCACTTTGTGA